The following proteins come from a genomic window of Oricola thermophila:
- a CDS encoding bile acid:sodium symporter family protein, whose protein sequence is MRDIDTVLLNFSPGSLNLLNAILAIVMFSIALDLRPADFRALIRAPRPLVTGLVSQFVVLPVATFLFILAVQPRPSIALGLILVAACPGGNISNFITHRARGNTALSVSMTAIATCAAILMTPFNIGLWGSLYPPTRQILRETAIDPVMVAVTVFLMLVLPLCLGILVNARKPGLAGRIRRPLQALSMLIFIAFIVLALAANWSFFLSYAGAVAMLVIAHNALALGGGFMAATLAGVSAYDRRAITIETGIQNSGLGLILIFAFFNGLGGMAVVAAFWGIWHAVSGLALASVMARRDVAP, encoded by the coding sequence ATGCGTGATATCGATACCGTTCTCCTGAACTTCAGTCCCGGTTCCCTGAACCTGCTGAACGCCATTCTGGCCATCGTGATGTTTTCCATCGCGCTGGACCTGAGACCGGCGGATTTCCGCGCGTTGATCCGTGCCCCCAGGCCGCTAGTCACCGGCCTGGTCTCGCAATTCGTCGTCCTTCCGGTGGCGACCTTCCTGTTCATCCTGGCGGTGCAGCCGCGCCCATCGATCGCGCTCGGGCTGATCCTCGTTGCCGCCTGCCCGGGCGGCAACATCTCCAATTTCATCACCCATCGCGCACGCGGGAACACCGCGCTTTCCGTGTCCATGACGGCGATCGCCACCTGCGCGGCAATCCTCATGACGCCGTTCAACATCGGCCTGTGGGGCAGTCTCTACCCGCCGACGAGACAGATCCTGCGCGAGACCGCGATCGACCCGGTCATGGTTGCTGTCACGGTGTTCCTGATGCTGGTGTTGCCGCTGTGCCTCGGCATCCTGGTCAACGCGCGGAAGCCGGGTCTTGCGGGGCGCATCCGCCGCCCGTTGCAGGCCCTGTCCATGCTGATCTTCATCGCCTTCATCGTTCTGGCACTGGCTGCCAACTGGAGCTTTTTCCTGTCTTATGCGGGTGCCGTGGCCATGCTGGTGATCGCGCACAACGCGCTTGCGCTTGGTGGAGGTTTCATGGCGGCGACGCTGGCCGGAGTCTCGGCCTATGACCGGCGCGCCATCACGATCGAGACCGGCATCCAGAATTCCGGTCTCGGGCTGATCCTGATCTTCGCTTTCTTCAACGGGCTTGGCGGCATGGCGGTCGTCGCTGCCTTCTGGGGAATCTGGCACGCCGTTTCCGGCCTGGCCCTGGCTTCGGTGATGGCCCGTAGGGACGTCGCGCCATGA
- a CDS encoding flavin-containing monooxygenase, with amino-acid sequence MTDRQSRVPEEGIRNRDRFALIGAGPMGLAMARTLIDQGIPFQGFELHSDVGGLWDIDAPRSTMYETAHLISSKRMTEFADFPMREEVAEYPSHREVKEYFRAFADRFDLRRHFMFGTEVLRTEPLGGSGEGWRVVWRGGDGEAREDIFAGVLVANGTLSEPNMPEFEGEFAGELIHSSKYRSPRQFDGKRVLVIGAGNSGCDIAVDAIHHGVSCDLSMRRGYYFVPKYVFGRPADTLGGGAGLPMWLKRRIDGMILKWFVGDPQKYGFPKPDYRLYESHPVVNSLILFHAGHGDIRIRADVERFDGNTVHFRDGTSGEYDMVLAATGYRLHYPFIDRALLNWKGDAPHLFLNCMHPARDDIFVLGMVEASGLGWQGRHEQAEMVARYIRGLRDGTSAARQLQREKAGSFDRLTGGMKYIDLPRMAYYVDKATFRKAVNTRIAKLKRSA; translated from the coding sequence ATGACTGACCGGCAGAGCCGGGTGCCGGAGGAGGGCATCCGCAATCGCGACCGTTTCGCGCTGATCGGCGCCGGCCCGATGGGATTGGCGATGGCCAGAACGCTGATCGACCAGGGCATTCCCTTTCAGGGCTTCGAACTGCATTCGGATGTCGGCGGCTTGTGGGACATCGACGCTCCGCGCTCGACCATGTACGAGACCGCCCACCTGATCTCCTCGAAGAGGATGACGGAATTTGCCGACTTCCCGATGCGCGAGGAAGTCGCCGAGTATCCGTCGCATCGCGAGGTGAAGGAATACTTCCGCGCCTTTGCCGACCGGTTCGACCTGCGTCGCCATTTCATGTTCGGGACCGAGGTCCTGCGCACCGAGCCGCTCGGCGGCAGCGGCGAGGGCTGGCGCGTCGTCTGGCGCGGCGGGGACGGCGAGGCGCGCGAGGACATCTTCGCCGGCGTGCTCGTCGCCAACGGAACGCTTTCCGAGCCGAACATGCCGGAGTTCGAGGGCGAATTCGCGGGCGAGCTGATTCATTCCAGCAAGTACCGTTCGCCGCGCCAGTTCGACGGCAAGCGCGTTCTCGTGATCGGTGCCGGAAATTCCGGCTGCGACATTGCGGTCGATGCGATCCACCACGGCGTCTCCTGCGACCTGTCGATGCGCCGGGGCTACTATTTCGTGCCGAAATACGTGTTCGGCCGGCCGGCCGACACGCTCGGTGGTGGCGCCGGGCTTCCGATGTGGCTGAAGCGTCGGATCGACGGGATGATCCTGAAATGGTTCGTCGGTGATCCGCAGAAATACGGATTCCCGAAGCCGGATTACCGGCTCTACGAGTCCCATCCCGTCGTCAACTCGCTGATCCTGTTCCATGCCGGTCACGGCGACATACGGATCCGCGCCGATGTCGAGCGGTTCGATGGCAACACGGTGCATTTCCGCGACGGTACCAGCGGCGAGTACGACATGGTTCTGGCCGCGACCGGCTACAGGCTGCACTATCCGTTCATCGACCGCGCGCTGCTGAACTGGAAGGGCGATGCGCCTCACCTTTTCCTCAACTGCATGCATCCCGCCCGCGACGACATCTTCGTGCTGGGCATGGTCGAGGCGTCGGGTCTCGGCTGGCAGGGGCGGCACGAGCAGGCGGAAATGGTCGCGCGCTACATCCGCGGCCTGCGTGACGGAACGTCCGCAGCCCGGCAGTTGCAGCGGGAAAAGGCGGGCAGCTTCGACCGGCTCACCGGCGGCATGAAGTACATCGACCTGCCGCGCATGGCCTACTATGTCGACAAGGCGACCTTCCGGAAGGCCGTCAATACCCGCATCGCGAAACTGAAGCGGTCGGCGTGA
- a CDS encoding TetR/AcrR family transcriptional regulator, with product MTAAEAPAAGRKRAPSKRSLQTRARILDAAELLFAANGYEGTSMRDIAAAAQVPVALVNFHGGAKEELFATVVARRADVLSLRRTEAIAAAKARKAELDARDVLDCFIRPYLELAATGGPQWTAYARLIALVSADERWRPISERCFDPTAQAFITELARLFPAADKRKVAGAFVFSISAMLSLATSRWRIEAMAGQPSGEAPAPDGWAGFLIEFCEGGFRTALAADAP from the coding sequence ATGACTGCCGCAGAAGCACCCGCCGCCGGAAGGAAGCGCGCACCGTCGAAGCGCTCGCTGCAGACCCGCGCCCGCATCCTCGATGCGGCCGAGCTGCTGTTCGCCGCAAACGGCTACGAGGGGACGTCGATGCGGGACATCGCCGCGGCGGCGCAGGTGCCGGTCGCGCTGGTGAACTTTCATGGCGGGGCGAAGGAAGAGCTGTTCGCCACGGTCGTCGCGCGCCGCGCCGACGTGCTGTCGCTTCGCCGCACGGAGGCGATCGCGGCGGCGAAGGCCCGGAAGGCGGAACTGGACGCGCGGGACGTGCTGGACTGCTTCATACGCCCCTACCTCGAACTGGCGGCAACCGGCGGCCCGCAATGGACCGCCTATGCCCGGCTGATAGCCCTCGTCTCGGCCGACGAACGCTGGCGGCCGATCAGCGAGCGCTGCTTCGACCCGACCGCGCAGGCCTTCATCACCGAACTGGCGCGCCTGTTTCCCGCAGCCGACAAGCGGAAGGTGGCCGGCGCCTTCGTGTTCTCGATCTCGGCCATGCTGTCGCTCGCGACCTCGCGGTGGCGCATAGAGGCAATGGCCGGACAACCGTCCGGCGAGGCGCCCGCGCCCGACGGCTGGGCCGGTTTCCTGATCGAATTCTGCGAGGGCGGCTTCAGGACCGCGCTGGCTGCGGATGCGCCCTAG
- a CDS encoding IclR family transcriptional regulator, with the protein MNSLERVLALLDVFAEDRLEWTPEELMAELGYSRPTLYRYLKTLKEAGFLASMPTGGFTLGPRVVEMDFLMRKSDRLAQYAQPHLERFAADYPCAALLVRWYGRKQLVVASECMTPGHENEYPRGRPLPIARGATSRAIMAHMTRRRLQAHIEANIEELAGAGLGDTVEEVMGELRRVRRRGYAYSHGDVTRDMTGIASPIFDGGTSPVATFCVTMYTERTTPELIERIGRRICDISAELSAKMAENRLAAGA; encoded by the coding sequence ATGAACAGCCTTGAGCGCGTGCTTGCGCTGCTCGACGTATTTGCGGAAGACCGCCTGGAGTGGACGCCCGAGGAGTTGATGGCCGAGCTCGGTTACAGCCGGCCGACGCTCTATCGCTACCTGAAAACGCTGAAGGAGGCCGGGTTTCTGGCGTCCATGCCGACGGGCGGCTTCACCCTGGGGCCGCGGGTTGTCGAGATGGATTTCCTGATGCGCAAGTCCGACAGGCTGGCGCAATACGCGCAGCCGCACCTGGAACGCTTCGCCGCGGACTATCCCTGCGCCGCCCTGCTCGTCCGCTGGTACGGCCGCAAGCAGCTGGTGGTTGCTTCCGAATGCATGACGCCCGGCCACGAGAACGAGTATCCCCGCGGCAGGCCTCTGCCGATCGCCCGCGGAGCGACCTCGCGCGCCATCATGGCGCACATGACCCGCCGCCGGCTGCAAGCCCACATCGAGGCCAATATCGAGGAGCTCGCCGGGGCAGGGCTCGGCGACACGGTCGAGGAAGTGATGGGCGAATTGCGCAGGGTCCGTCGCCGCGGTTACGCCTATTCGCACGGTGACGTGACGCGCGACATGACCGGGATCGCCTCGCCGATCTTCGACGGTGGCACCAGCCCGGTGGCCACCTTCTGTGTCACCATGTACACCGAACGGACCACGCCGGAGCTGATCGAACGGATAGGGCGGCGCATCTGCGACATATCCGCGGAGCTCAGCGCGAAGATGGCCGAGAACAGGCTTGCCGCGGGCGCCTAG
- a CDS encoding chemotaxis protein CheD has translation MLIARKIPVVQGDYAVSDVDGTIMSTVLGSCVAACIFDPEARVGGMNHFLLPGNPDRDGSDQSRRYGVYLMEMLLNALYQKGAERSRLRVKLFGGARVIESTSDAGAKNAEFAENFIRNEGLALVSTSLGGFQGRRIEFEPTTGKARQKFIGIAVPEPEPRTIEKQLENAGDVDFF, from the coding sequence GTGCTGATTGCTCGGAAAATACCGGTCGTCCAGGGTGACTACGCCGTTTCGGACGTTGACGGCACGATCATGTCGACCGTGCTGGGATCGTGCGTTGCCGCCTGCATTTTTGATCCGGAAGCGAGGGTCGGGGGCATGAATCACTTCCTGCTGCCCGGCAATCCGGACCGAGACGGCTCGGACCAGTCACGGCGCTATGGAGTCTACCTGATGGAGATGCTCCTGAACGCGCTCTACCAGAAGGGCGCCGAGCGCTCCCGGCTTCGGGTCAAGCTCTTCGGCGGCGCCCGGGTCATCGAGTCGACGAGCGATGCGGGCGCGAAGAACGCCGAGTTCGCGGAGAACTTCATCCGGAACGAGGGGCTGGCCCTGGTTTCCACCAGTCTCGGCGGCTTTCAGGGCCGCCGCATCGAATTCGAGCCCACGACGGGAAAGGCACGGCAGAAATTCATTGGTATTGCCGTTCCGGAGCCGGAACCCAGAACAATCGAGAAGCAGTTGGAGAATGCGGGCGATGTCGATTTCTTTTGA
- a CDS encoding response regulator: protein MSVLDVLRVMVIDDHISSRMVTVEALQQMGIKHISVAKDGREAFKKLTAEPVHLAISDLYMPDIDGFQLLRAIRAHPKLAKTGFIILTGRKDNNVVQNAVKLGVNNVIAKPFTPDVLKKSIESVVGKLN from the coding sequence ATGTCTGTGCTTGACGTACTGAGGGTCATGGTCATCGATGACCATATCTCGAGCCGCATGGTGACGGTCGAGGCTCTCCAGCAGATGGGCATAAAACACATCAGCGTCGCCAAGGACGGGCGCGAGGCATTCAAGAAACTGACCGCCGAGCCGGTGCACCTGGCCATCTCCGACCTGTATATGCCGGACATTGACGGCTTCCAGCTGCTGCGCGCGATTCGGGCGCATCCGAAGCTCGCGAAAACCGGATTCATCATCCTGACCGGGCGCAAGGACAACAATGTTGTCCAGAACGCGGTCAAGCTTGGCGTCAACAACGTGATCGCGAAACCGTTCACCCCGGACGTGCTGAAGAAATCGATCGAGTCGGTCGTAGGAAAGCTGAACTAG
- a CDS encoding protein-glutamate methylesterase/protein-glutamine glutaminase, whose protein sequence is MTVRTIVVDDSPSMQKLITAVLETDPEIEVIGTASNPIEAREMIKVLDPDVITLDVEMPGMNGLDFLERLMRLRPMPVVMISSHTRKGADATIAALEIGAVSCLPKPRMDDEAALQEMRQNVKAAASAKMAIQGRQRTSGDARTKPARSAVLKRKRGIDVIALGASTGGVEALTEVLSGFPANCPPTVVTQHMPEHFTKSFAERLDRLCAPKVVEAADGMPISEGHVYIAPGGVGHLTVAGRTEKLCRVQPGQLRSGHMPSVDVLFESVAKAFADKAAAALLTGMGSDGAEGLLALKKAGALTIAQDRATSLVYGMPAAAERLGAANHVLPLRDIASALFGGGTEVTQNVCA, encoded by the coding sequence ATGACAGTGCGAACGATCGTCGTGGACGATTCGCCGTCGATGCAGAAACTCATAACAGCCGTTCTCGAAACCGACCCGGAAATCGAGGTTATCGGCACTGCGTCAAATCCGATCGAGGCACGCGAAATGATCAAGGTGCTCGATCCGGACGTGATCACGCTCGATGTCGAGATGCCGGGCATGAACGGTCTCGATTTTCTCGAGCGCCTGATGCGGTTGCGCCCGATGCCGGTGGTGATGATTTCCAGCCACACCCGCAAGGGTGCGGATGCCACCATTGCGGCGCTAGAGATCGGTGCGGTTTCCTGTCTGCCCAAGCCGCGCATGGACGATGAGGCAGCGCTCCAGGAAATGCGCCAGAACGTCAAGGCGGCGGCCAGTGCCAAGATGGCGATACAGGGGCGCCAAAGGACATCGGGGGATGCCCGCACCAAGCCGGCCCGGTCGGCCGTTCTCAAGCGGAAGCGGGGTATCGATGTCATTGCGCTCGGCGCCTCGACTGGCGGCGTTGAGGCCTTGACCGAGGTCCTGAGCGGATTTCCCGCCAACTGTCCGCCGACCGTGGTGACACAGCACATGCCGGAGCATTTCACCAAGAGTTTCGCGGAACGTCTTGATCGTCTCTGCGCGCCGAAGGTGGTGGAGGCCGCCGACGGAATGCCGATCAGCGAGGGGCACGTCTATATCGCGCCGGGCGGTGTCGGCCACCTGACGGTTGCCGGTCGCACGGAGAAGCTGTGCCGGGTGCAGCCCGGACAACTGCGCAGCGGACACATGCCCTCGGTTGACGTCTTGTTCGAATCCGTCGCCAAGGCCTTTGCAGACAAGGCCGCGGCCGCGCTTCTGACGGGAATGGGCAGCGACGGCGCGGAGGGCCTTCTGGCCCTGAAGAAGGCGGGTGCGCTCACGATAGCCCAGGATCGTGCGACCAGCCTCGTCTACGGAATGCCGGCCGCAGCAGAACGCCTCGGCGCTGCAAACCATGTTTTGCCACTAAGAGATATCGCGTCCGCACTGTTTGGCGGCGGAACGGAGGTGACACAAAATGTCTGTGCTTGA
- a CDS encoding CheR family methyltransferase, which produces MNLAVQQMVERPEGAREFLLTDKHFATIAKLVREEAGINLTEAKRDLVYSRLVKRLRRHALTDFGTYLDLVSSPAGEMERRELISAITTNVTNFYREPHHFEHLERAVMPELAARMMKGEPVRMWSAGCSDGREPYTMACTVLKAFPEVARYNFRILASDIDHNSLAKAKEGRYSNEMVDKAPAAIRERYFRRLGDVSEPVQQVRDLIAFRYLNLLHEWPFKQKFDVIFCRNVLIYFDQELQSRLFTRFCSVLKPGGYLYIGHSERIAGPATSALRQVAVTSYKHITGGIR; this is translated from the coding sequence ATGAACCTTGCGGTCCAGCAAATGGTGGAACGTCCGGAAGGAGCGCGCGAGTTCCTCCTTACGGACAAGCATTTCGCGACCATCGCGAAGCTCGTGCGTGAAGAGGCCGGGATCAACCTGACCGAGGCCAAGCGTGACCTCGTCTATTCGCGCCTGGTCAAGCGGCTTCGCCGGCATGCGCTCACGGATTTCGGAACCTATCTCGACCTGGTCAGCTCGCCGGCCGGCGAGATGGAGCGGCGCGAGCTGATCTCGGCGATCACCACGAATGTCACGAACTTCTACCGGGAACCGCATCATTTCGAGCACCTGGAACGGGCGGTCATGCCCGAACTCGCCGCGCGCATGATGAAGGGCGAGCCGGTCCGCATGTGGTCGGCAGGCTGTTCCGACGGCCGCGAGCCCTACACCATGGCCTGCACTGTCCTGAAGGCATTCCCCGAGGTGGCGCGCTACAATTTCAGGATCCTGGCAAGCGATATCGACCACAACTCGCTCGCCAAGGCCAAGGAAGGCCGCTACAGCAACGAGATGGTCGACAAGGCGCCGGCCGCCATTCGCGAGCGCTATTTCAGGCGCCTCGGCGACGTTTCCGAGCCGGTACAGCAGGTAAGGGACCTGATCGCGTTCCGATACCTGAACCTGTTGCACGAATGGCCGTTCAAGCAGAAGTTCGACGTCATCTTCTGCCGCAACGTGCTGATCTATTTCGACCAGGAACTGCAGTCCCGCCTGTTCACGCGGTTCTGCTCCGTTCTGAAGCCGGGCGGCTACCTCTATATCGGGCATTCCGAACGGATCGCCGGCCCGGCCACGAGCGCGCTTCGGCAAGTTGCAGTCACATCCTACAAGCACATAACGGGAGGCATTCGATGA
- a CDS encoding chemotaxis protein CheW, producing the protein MHDENEQAVVGGEEFIAFRVGEQEFCVEITSTREIRGWSQATRLPHSPDYIVGVINLRGTILPIMDLSARLGMGMSAPSERHVIIVVQVRDKTIGLLVDSVSDILDVGPDHLRPVPEVSSDMSTEMFNRVIVLDKRIICEICLESIMPEQEMQAA; encoded by the coding sequence ATGCATGACGAAAACGAACAGGCAGTCGTCGGCGGTGAAGAGTTCATTGCTTTCCGTGTTGGAGAGCAGGAATTCTGCGTCGAGATCACCTCGACCCGTGAGATACGGGGCTGGAGCCAGGCAACGCGCCTGCCGCATTCGCCCGACTACATAGTCGGCGTCATCAACCTTCGCGGCACGATCCTGCCAATCATGGACTTGTCGGCACGTCTCGGCATGGGCATGAGCGCTCCGAGCGAGCGCCACGTCATCATTGTCGTCCAGGTGCGCGACAAGACCATCGGCCTGCTGGTCGACTCGGTCTCCGACATTCTCGATGTCGGCCCGGATCACCTGCGTCCCGTGCCCGAGGTCAGCAGTGACATGTCCACGGAGATGTTCAATCGCGTCATCGTCCTGGACAAGCGGATCATCTGCGAGATCTGCCTCGAGTCGATCATGCCCGAACAGGAGATGCAGGCGGCATGA
- a CDS encoding chemotaxis protein CheA, producing the protein MSLDDIKETFFAECADQMADLETGLHEIQSDGPDMDTVNAVFRAVHSIKGGAGAFGYAALVSFAHVFENALDVIRNDLSQVNEERMDLLLRSVDVLSDVIEAERTGTEPTDTTALARELEAAFGLTAEGEEEEDALEDFAPVTIDLEAFDLDASDAAETPSGRTYRISFAPHASLYLKGHDPLRFFRELSEMGTLGVSCDLDSLPKLTELSPDESYLKWQVDMETERDRDEIAAVFDWVDGECDLTIEEIGGGSPDGGGEELDDFLANLGDDPELADIGSEETPSGGEAASAGAAPVAGPDSPPSTAPVASGGATGDNGKDRSGEAVRRPEKEKKEVKKPSQTIRVESEKVDRLINLMGELVINQAMLAERIGQAGFGNASPAALALVELQNLTREIQSGVMAIRAQPVKPVFMRMSRIVREVCSATGKKALLELEGEHTEVDTTVIEGLIDPLTHMIRNAVDHGIEDPETRVALGKPPQGTVKLSAYHSSGRIVIEIKDDGAGINRERVLNKAIEKGIVGRDAKLTDDEIDNLIFAPGFSTAEAITDVSGRGVGMDVVRQSIQSLGGRVSISSEPGKGSLFSMSLPLTLAVLDGMIVKEAGQTLVLPVSAVLETATLKPGDVYTIGKNHRVVKMRNTLIPIIDVGRQLGFAEQRTDFTKGTIMVVEGGKSGMGAFIVDSIEGQQQVVIKSLETNYKRVPSIAAATILGNGQIALILDCDHIVSHNSGEPEAELIQSMAG; encoded by the coding sequence ATGAGCCTCGACGATATCAAGGAAACATTCTTCGCCGAATGCGCGGACCAGATGGCGGATCTGGAAACGGGTCTGCACGAGATCCAGTCCGACGGTCCGGACATGGACACGGTCAATGCCGTGTTCCGCGCGGTTCACTCGATCAAGGGGGGCGCGGGAGCGTTCGGCTATGCCGCGCTGGTGTCCTTCGCCCATGTTTTCGAGAACGCGCTCGACGTGATCCGCAACGACCTGAGCCAGGTCAACGAGGAACGCATGGACCTTCTCCTGCGTTCCGTGGACGTTCTTTCCGACGTCATCGAGGCGGAGCGCACCGGGACCGAGCCGACCGACACCACCGCGCTCGCCAGGGAGCTGGAAGCGGCCTTCGGCCTGACCGCCGAGGGCGAGGAGGAGGAAGACGCGCTGGAGGACTTCGCTCCGGTCACGATCGACCTGGAGGCGTTCGACCTGGACGCTTCGGATGCGGCGGAAACGCCGTCGGGCCGCACCTACCGCATCAGTTTCGCGCCGCATGCCAGCCTCTACCTGAAGGGCCACGATCCGCTCCGCTTCTTCCGCGAGCTTTCGGAGATGGGCACGCTCGGCGTTTCCTGCGACCTGGATTCCCTTCCGAAGCTCACGGAACTGTCTCCCGACGAGAGCTATCTGAAATGGCAGGTCGACATGGAGACCGAGAGGGATCGCGACGAGATCGCGGCGGTCTTCGACTGGGTCGACGGCGAATGCGATCTGACCATCGAGGAAATCGGCGGCGGTTCGCCCGACGGCGGCGGCGAGGAGCTCGATGACTTCTTGGCGAATCTGGGCGATGATCCGGAACTCGCCGATATCGGAAGCGAGGAAACGCCGTCCGGCGGCGAGGCGGCGTCTGCCGGTGCCGCTCCGGTCGCCGGACCTGACAGTCCGCCTTCGACTGCTCCCGTGGCGTCGGGCGGAGCGACCGGTGACAACGGCAAGGACAGGAGCGGCGAAGCCGTTCGGCGCCCGGAAAAGGAAAAGAAGGAGGTCAAGAAGCCCAGCCAGACGATTCGCGTCGAATCCGAGAAGGTCGACCGCCTGATCAACCTGATGGGCGAACTTGTTATCAACCAGGCCATGCTCGCGGAGCGGATCGGCCAGGCCGGTTTCGGGAACGCGTCGCCCGCCGCGCTGGCGCTGGTCGAGCTGCAGAACCTGACTCGCGAGATCCAGTCGGGCGTCATGGCGATCCGCGCACAGCCCGTCAAACCGGTGTTCATGCGCATGTCGCGCATCGTTCGCGAGGTCTGCAGCGCGACCGGCAAGAAGGCGTTGCTGGAACTCGAGGGCGAGCATACGGAAGTCGATACCACGGTGATCGAGGGCCTGATCGATCCGCTGACGCACATGATCCGCAATGCGGTGGATCACGGCATCGAAGACCCGGAAACGCGCGTCGCCCTGGGCAAGCCGCCGCAGGGCACGGTGAAGCTTTCCGCATATCACTCGTCGGGCCGGATCGTCATCGAAATCAAGGACGACGGCGCCGGCATCAATCGCGAGCGCGTCCTCAACAAGGCGATCGAGAAGGGCATCGTCGGCCGCGACGCGAAACTCACCGATGACGAGATCGACAACCTGATCTTCGCGCCGGGTTTCTCGACAGCGGAAGCGATCACGGACGTATCCGGCCGCGGGGTCGGCATGGACGTGGTGCGCCAGTCGATCCAGTCCTTGGGGGGACGCGTGAGCATCTCGTCCGAACCCGGAAAGGGGTCGCTGTTTTCCATGAGCCTGCCGCTGACGCTTGCCGTTCTCGACGGCATGATCGTCAAGGAGGCGGGCCAGACGCTGGTTCTTCCGGTATCCGCCGTTCTGGAAACTGCGACGCTCAAGCCGGGCGATGTCTACACGATCGGCAAGAACCATCGCGTCGTGAAGATGCGCAACACCCTGATCCCGATCATCGATGTTGGGCGCCAGCTGGGCTTTGCCGAGCAGCGCACCGATTTCACCAAGGGAACGATCATGGTCGTCGAGGGAGGCAAGAGCGGCATGGGCGCCTTCATCGTCGATTCGATCGAAGGCCAGCAGCAGGTCGTCATCAAGAGCCTCGAGACCAACTACAAGCGCGTCCCGTCGATTGCCGCGGCGACGATCCTCGGCAATGGGCAGATCGCGCTCATCCTCGATTGCGATCACATCGTTTCGCACAATTCCGGTGAACCGGAAGCGGAACTCATCCAATCCATGGCGGGGTAA
- a CDS encoding response regulator, whose amino-acid sequence MSKKVLTVDDSRTMREMLRHTLSSAGFEVVTAEDGADGIKKLEESQPDVVITDINMPVMDGFEFIENVRKNAEYNRVPILVLTTESAPEKKQRAQNAGATGWIVKPFDPEKLTRAVNRVMP is encoded by the coding sequence ATGTCTAAGAAGGTTCTGACCGTGGATGACTCGCGCACCATGCGCGAAATGCTTCGTCACACCCTGTCCAGTGCCGGTTTCGAGGTCGTGACCGCCGAAGACGGGGCGGACGGCATCAAGAAGCTGGAAGAGTCGCAGCCGGACGTTGTCATTACGGACATCAACATGCCTGTTATGGACGGGTTCGAGTTCATCGAGAACGTCCGCAAGAACGCCGAGTACAACCGTGTTCCGATCCTGGTGCTGACGACCGAGAGTGCACCGGAGAAGAAGCAGCGTGCGCAGAACGCCGGCGCGACCGGCTGGATCGTGAAGCCCTTCGACCCTGAGAAGCTGACCAGGGCCGTCAATCGCGTGATGCCCTGA
- a CDS encoding STAS domain-containing protein, which yields MTIAVGNNPLAECLTESESGFELSLPESLPGELATHVADLLLAARGKPVAVDAGSVKRIDTPCIQVLLSAARCWRDDRLPMSISAQSEMFSDNLTTLGLTTAELEVGDANHV from the coding sequence ATGACGATTGCAGTCGGTAACAACCCCCTGGCCGAGTGCCTGACGGAAAGCGAAAGCGGTTTCGAGCTTTCGTTGCCGGAAAGCCTTCCCGGCGAACTGGCGACGCATGTTGCGGACCTCCTCCTGGCCGCGCGCGGCAAGCCGGTCGCGGTCGATGCGGGATCCGTGAAGCGTATCGACACGCCGTGCATACAGGTGCTCCTGTCGGCCGCCCGCTGCTGGCGGGACGACCGCCTGCCCATGTCGATTTCTGCGCAGTCCGAAATGTTCTCGGACAATCTGACCACCCTCGGCCTGACAACGGCTGAATTGGAAGTAGGGGATGCCAACCATGTCTAA